A genomic segment from Chitinophaga niabensis encodes:
- a CDS encoding TonB-dependent receptor gives MDCITNRHAGKGKVLSRSFNLSMLLCLFLSWHTTQAQDNNPRLSINIPATTLDVALRMLEQQSKVPLSYENTRVRNIPVKARHYTGTPLETILKELLEETKMTFLKKNGNILIVPRPRQPGTLSGYVEDQASGERLIGVSLAVPEYQAGTTTNSFGFFSITIPADSIRIRLSYIGYQRVDTMILLSADTRLNFKLVPDRRLLDVVTVRAAREERIQETSQMSMINLPASQIAAMPRFFGEADLLKTLQLLPGVKQGAEGTSAILVRGGTPDQNLILLDGAPLYNPSHLLGIFSTFNTSALKDVTLYKGAFPARYGGRLSSVVDVSTKDGDMRELHGDVSIGLLASQVTVEGPVKKDKTSFIISGRRTYSDLIAKPFIKNSYDREIDKFVMYFYDINAKVQHVISDKDRLFFSLYHGRDKMRVSEKLEVKTPDNYRSASDLLIQWGNTTGTVRWNHVFSKNLFANTMLLGSRYQFKTNTYNENLYQGEFIADKLQLNSGIQDYGAKIDFDYRPRPAHSIRMGSSYMFRVFTPGTIRKRQTENGTVILDSLSDNRNIHGSEIDLYAEDDWTIHKKFKVNAGLHWSAFLVQGRFYNSLQPRISMRYLLPGDWGLKASYTRMTQYIHLLANNSITLPTDLWVPATKKILPQQADQYAIGIARNVFRNKFEFSVEGYYKRMQNVIEYKEGADYVTSSRNETWQDQVTNGTAEAYGLEVLLQKKTGRFTGWMAYTWAWSYRILPEVNFGKKFPYKYDRRHDLHLVGMYKLRKNIELTGVWTYQSAQPFTVPLAEYEIVQDPVRYANWYTSNNSIEYVNGRNNVRIASYHRLDLGVNFIRHKRNGNIRTWNVSILNAYNRKNAFFYMLDIAQGGEAQLTGTTLLPIMPSFSYNLKF, from the coding sequence ATGGATTGCATAACGAACCGGCATGCCGGTAAGGGGAAAGTATTGTCACGATCATTTAACCTAAGCATGTTGCTGTGTCTCTTTCTGAGCTGGCACACTACTCAGGCGCAGGATAACAATCCCCGCCTGAGTATTAACATCCCTGCCACTACATTGGATGTGGCACTGCGCATGCTTGAACAGCAAAGCAAAGTGCCGCTTTCCTATGAGAACACCCGTGTGCGGAATATACCTGTAAAGGCCCGCCATTATACAGGTACGCCACTGGAAACAATTTTAAAAGAGCTACTGGAAGAAACGAAGATGACCTTCCTGAAAAAGAACGGTAACATACTTATTGTACCAAGACCAAGGCAGCCTGGTACACTCAGCGGGTATGTGGAAGATCAGGCCTCCGGAGAAAGATTGATCGGGGTATCATTAGCAGTACCGGAATATCAGGCTGGTACTACTACCAACAGCTTTGGTTTTTTCAGTATCACTATTCCTGCGGATAGTATCCGGATCAGGCTTTCTTATATCGGTTATCAGCGTGTGGATACCATGATCCTGCTGAGTGCAGATACCCGCCTGAATTTTAAGTTAGTGCCTGACAGGAGATTGCTGGATGTGGTAACGGTACGTGCTGCCAGGGAAGAGCGCATACAGGAAACTTCCCAGATGAGTATGATCAATCTGCCTGCAAGCCAGATTGCGGCGATGCCCCGTTTTTTCGGAGAGGCCGACCTGTTGAAAACATTACAGTTATTACCGGGTGTAAAACAAGGTGCAGAAGGTACCAGTGCAATACTGGTGCGTGGTGGTACACCTGATCAGAACCTGATCCTGCTGGATGGTGCGCCTTTGTATAATCCTTCACATCTGCTGGGTATATTTTCTACTTTCAATACCAGTGCACTGAAAGATGTTACTTTATATAAAGGCGCATTTCCTGCGAGGTATGGTGGCCGGCTTTCTTCCGTAGTAGATGTATCTACAAAGGACGGAGACATGCGTGAGCTGCATGGTGATGTTTCTATTGGCCTGCTGGCTTCGCAGGTAACAGTGGAAGGGCCTGTTAAAAAAGACAAAACATCCTTCATTATTTCCGGGCGCCGCACTTATTCAGACCTAATTGCCAAGCCCTTTATAAAGAACAGCTATGACAGGGAGATCGATAAGTTCGTCATGTATTTTTATGATATAAATGCCAAAGTGCAGCATGTGATTTCTGATAAAGACAGGTTGTTCTTTAGTTTATATCATGGCCGGGATAAAATGCGGGTGTCAGAAAAATTAGAGGTGAAGACCCCTGATAACTATCGCAGCGCATCAGATCTGCTGATACAATGGGGGAATACTACAGGCACCGTTCGCTGGAACCACGTTTTCTCCAAGAACCTTTTTGCGAATACGATGCTGCTGGGCTCCCGCTATCAGTTTAAAACAAACACTTATAATGAGAACCTCTACCAGGGAGAATTTATTGCAGACAAACTGCAGCTGAATTCCGGTATCCAGGATTATGGTGCCAAGATAGACTTCGATTACAGACCACGCCCTGCACATTCTATACGGATGGGATCGTCTTATATGTTCCGTGTATTTACACCCGGCACCATCCGGAAAAGGCAAACGGAAAACGGAACAGTGATCCTGGATTCGCTCAGTGATAACCGCAACATACATGGCTCTGAAATAGACCTGTATGCAGAAGATGACTGGACCATTCATAAGAAATTCAAAGTGAATGCCGGGCTGCATTGGAGTGCATTTCTCGTGCAGGGACGTTTCTATAATTCATTGCAACCCAGGATAAGCATGCGCTACCTCTTACCTGGCGACTGGGGCCTGAAAGCTTCCTATACGAGAATGACCCAATACATCCACCTGCTGGCGAATAACTCTATTACATTACCAACAGACCTCTGGGTGCCAGCCACAAAAAAGATCTTACCCCAGCAGGCAGATCAATATGCGATAGGTATAGCACGGAATGTTTTTCGTAACAAATTTGAGTTCTCTGTTGAAGGGTATTACAAGCGCATGCAGAACGTGATAGAGTATAAAGAAGGAGCGGATTACGTTACCAGCAGCAGGAATGAAACCTGGCAGGACCAGGTGACCAATGGAACAGCAGAAGCTTATGGCCTGGAAGTATTACTGCAAAAGAAAACCGGGCGTTTCACCGGATGGATGGCATATACCTGGGCATGGTCCTACCGTATTTTGCCTGAAGTGAATTTCGGCAAAAAGTTTCCTTATAAATATGATCGCCGCCATGATCTGCATCTCGTAGGGATGTACAAACTGCGGAAGAATATTGAGCTAACAGGTGTATGGACCTACCAAAGTGCACAACCTTTTACTGTACCACTGGCAGAATATGAAATAGTACAGGACCCGGTACGTTATGCTAACTGGTATACCTCCAACAACAGCATTGAATATGTGAACGGCAGAAATAACGTTCGCATTGCCTCTTATCACCGGTTGGACCTGGGTGTTAATTTTATCCGCCACAAACGGAATGGTAACATCCGTACCTGGAATGTAAGCATTTTGAATGCCTATAACCGGAAGAATGCCTTTTTCTATATGCTGGATATTGCTCAGGGTGGGGAAGCACAGCTAACAGGTACAACACTTCTTCCCATTATGCCCAGCTTTTCATATAACTTAAAATTCTAA
- a CDS encoding DUF4249 domain-containing protein encodes MRYLHYILLLCMATCFWACETEVVVKIPSEANKPVINVLMNKDSIIYVRLTLSGTVAYSNTFHDITNATVQLFDNGQLKETLTLRKVGLYNYFCSTTKMEAGHTYKVRADVDHLDVAEGTDVVPDSVVIGELKRIEVPINAVDMDNKVILQLHDKAGERNYYRIRIFGAFVGAAWPDTTPIITKYGRPASIKSDDLSFELFDEGENEAIFMDDKLFDGRSPRFVFNLESKSQIQYLIVEVSSLSYDSYRYLKTSYLAVRKVDNPLTEKVLVFNNIKNGLGVVGGIAQREYILPR; translated from the coding sequence ATGCGTTACTTACACTATATACTTTTACTGTGCATGGCCACCTGCTTTTGGGCCTGCGAAACAGAGGTGGTTGTTAAAATTCCTTCTGAAGCCAATAAACCCGTGATCAATGTACTGATGAATAAAGACAGCATCATTTATGTAAGGCTCACTTTGTCCGGCACGGTCGCGTATAGCAACACGTTTCATGATATCACAAATGCGACAGTGCAGTTATTCGATAATGGCCAGTTAAAGGAAACATTAACACTGCGCAAGGTAGGCTTGTACAACTATTTTTGCAGTACTACCAAAATGGAGGCAGGGCATACTTATAAAGTAAGGGCTGATGTAGACCATCTGGATGTGGCTGAAGGTACCGATGTGGTGCCGGACAGTGTTGTGATCGGAGAGCTGAAACGCATTGAAGTGCCAATTAATGCTGTAGATATGGACAACAAAGTGATATTACAACTGCATGATAAAGCAGGAGAAAGGAACTATTACAGGATACGCATTTTTGGCGCTTTCGTTGGAGCTGCCTGGCCGGATACTACCCCCATTATCACGAAATATGGCCGTCCTGCTTCTATTAAATCAGATGATCTTTCATTTGAGCTTTTTGATGAGGGTGAAAATGAAGCGATCTTTATGGACGATAAGTTATTTGATGGCAGAAGCCCCCGTTTTGTGTTTAACCTGGAAAGTAAGTCTCAGATACAATATCTTATTGTGGAAGTAAGCAGCTTAAGCTATGATAGTTACCGGTATCTGAAAACATCTTACCTGGCGGTGCGAAAAGTAGATAATCCCCTCACGGAGAAAGTACTGGTGTTTAACAACATTAAGAACGGTTTGGGAGTGGTAGGCGGTATAGCCCAGAGAGAATATATACTGCCGAGATAA
- a CDS encoding mechanosensitive ion channel family protein has product MIEQMLQNAYHWIELHGLRIVLAIVILIGGQWLILLIKRYFLRKMHKKGTDDTLKPFLTGLIAAVLQIGLVLGVIQFLNIQMTIFAALVGAIGVAAGLALSGTLQNFTSGVLILLLKPYEAGDVIVAQGQTGEVSSVQLFNTIIITADNKYVIIPNSKLSNEVIINQTRSSNRRIDIELKLSYAYSLEQVKPLILKEAVDMTNLTREPPAVVSVSGLEPDGWKLVVYAWVDSDLYDETRFELHERVIAALKQGGIKLPGM; this is encoded by the coding sequence ATGATCGAACAGATGTTACAAAATGCCTATCACTGGATAGAACTGCATGGCCTCCGGATCGTACTGGCCATAGTGATCTTAATTGGCGGGCAATGGCTGATCCTGCTGATCAAAAGATACTTCCTCCGGAAAATGCATAAGAAGGGTACAGACGATACCCTGAAACCATTCCTCACGGGCCTGATAGCTGCAGTATTGCAAATAGGGCTTGTATTAGGCGTGATCCAGTTCCTCAATATCCAGATGACCATCTTTGCTGCCCTGGTAGGTGCTATTGGCGTAGCAGCAGGCCTGGCACTCTCCGGTACCTTGCAGAACTTCACCAGCGGCGTATTGATATTGCTGTTAAAACCTTATGAAGCCGGCGATGTTATTGTTGCGCAGGGGCAAACGGGAGAAGTAAGTTCGGTACAGCTGTTTAACACCATTATCATCACAGCTGATAACAAATACGTGATCATTCCTAATTCGAAATTATCGAATGAAGTGATCATCAATCAAACCCGGTCTTCCAACAGGCGTATAGATATTGAACTGAAGCTCAGTTATGCTTACAGCCTGGAACAGGTAAAACCACTGATATTGAAAGAAGCAGTAGATATGACGAACCTTACAAGAGAACCACCAGCTGTCGTAAGCGTATCAGGCCTGGAACCTGATGGCTGGAAGCTGGTGGTATATGCATGGGTGGACAGTGATTTATATGATGAAACCCGTTTTGAATTACATGAAAGAGTGATTGCTGCATTAAAGCAGGGTGGCATTAAATTACCCGGTATGTAG